The window ACGatttttttggcatttatcatGTAAGAGTAATGCTAAACATCatgaattgaatttcaagaatgcatatgttaaaaatattgaaagggTGCAACTAATTTGCGTAGCTCACATTTATAACCAATTTACCCGCTTCTATCATTTACCAAAGGAGTTACTCTCGTAAGCATTTGCATAAATCCTTACGTTAAGCAAACAAcaaacttgaattaaaaattatatctaacTTGTTTCTCGGATTCTTTGGAGTGGTCTTCATGCTACTCCAGATTTCAATTTGGTTACGCTCTTCTGCACTACTTTATGGTGTTGGTGGTGTTTGAAGGCCTACATCAACGTCCCTAACCGCGCACCCCACGGCACCGTGTGGGGGAATGTATGGGGCACATGATACTATCGTTGTTTGCTTTTCTAATTTTCCATAAAGTCCACATTATAAGTGAGAtttagattttgttttgttttgcttgCTATATTGTATTTAAAGGGTCATTTTCAGTTGCATGTGCAACTTGTACGTCACTCATAAATAGAAAACGATATCTGACCCAttcggtattttttttttttttttacccaagaTTAAAGGCTAACCTATgatacaaatttttgttttcactcGCTTATAAATCCTAAAGTTTTCTGTACCCTCTGTCGCATTAAAGGTGAgatcaaacaaataattattatgaaaccAACCTAACAGAATGTAGAAAATTTTGGGGGACTCAACCGATATGTGGCTTTTCCCCCCGTTTTATTGTTTGTATGCTTTTCATGTTATTTTACTCCTTTAAAGCAATGTCCTTTAAAAGAATCTCCTTTCCATATGATACTATCTATTTGGTAATcactcaattttaaaaattgcaagATAACATCTCAAAGATTCCCTGCTATTGAGTCAAGTAACTAACCTTGTAAAGTTGAttcaaaaatgaaatattactTCAAGAgttcttttattctttatatcAAGTAATGAATACTTATGCTATCTTTCCTTACCAACTTTATTGGGTCAAGATTTGGaagaatgaattatttttatcaaattggGATTTCATAGTTATTTGCCTATATATAAGTGTAACAACTTGCCTGTTTTGTTAGACGACTTAATTTTGTCATCAAACATGAccaattgaatatgtgattCAAATTCCATCGGAAAAAAGTTGAGAATTCATTTGTACTAAATGAGATAATTAAATCAATAGTAGTTTGATGAGAGCATTTCACAAAGAGAGTGGATGGCGGACATGGTACAGAACTAATCAAAGGCAGGGACAAAGAAAGAGGTAGGACATCATGCccacccttttctttttcttttttttttttttggatatacACTTATCTCTCTCCCTTTTCCTGGTGATCTTTGTGGAGGTTTCTCTAAATTGTCtttagtttttgtttctttcctaGTTGTGTGGAATAGTTGCACTTTAAGATTTCTACAATTGAAGTGTTTCTCTTCTATTATCTTATTCTTTCCCAAATGTTGTGCCTATTTGTCTTGCAGCTTCATCATCATTTTCAACAAATCAATATGATGGTGGTGATGGGATAGAGAATAAGCCAGAAAAGTAAATGGAGCACCCATCAAGATGCAGATGCTCATAGACAAAGAGATGTCCAAAAAAAAAGACTCCAAGCACACCCTACCAAATGTAGTAGCAAAACTAATGGGGCTTGAGGCCCTTCCAAGGGGAGAGCCTCATTTATCTATGGAAAGAAGCCACAGAAGAGACTATTCTCAACAAATGTATGGTCCTGTAGGCTTACCATTCAAGCATTGGCAACAGGAAGATAGGTTTATGGATAGGGAAATGCTTCATGAAGTTCATCCAAGCACAGAACAGGTTGCTTACAAAGATATGTATGAAATATGGCAGCAATCTCAGAGAGCAAGCCATGACAGAGGAAAGTGGAGTGAAGATGTTGATGAGAAAAGAATGGCTCTGATTCGACAGAAATTCATGGAAGCAAAACGTCTGTCAACCGATGAGAGActgcaccaatctgaacaatttAAAGATGCCTTGGAAGTTTTAAGCTCCAATAGTGATCTCTTGATCAGGTTATTGGATTCTCAAAATGTTTCTGATTTATACTCAACTTCACCTAATGAGACAAAGCGCATTACTCTTATTAAACCTTTGAAGATGGTTGACAACGACAAATCTGCCAGAAAGGAGAAAACGAATAATAGACCGATTAAGAAACCATCTAGTGTTGATCAAGCAAATCCTGGAAACTCTCCAGATAGTCAGAAAGTTGATGAATCTCCGGTCCGAACCACTCGAATAGTGTTACTAAAGCCAAGCCCAGGGAGGACACCTGAGCAAAAGGCTGTTGTTTCTCCAACAACTTCGCTGAATCTGAAAAGCAGAAATTTCCATCATGGACCTGAATATGATGATGTACTAGAATCCATTAGAGTGGCAAATGAGATCACACAGCAAATGCATAAAGGCCCGAGGAGCTATCAAAAGGATAAAACTCTGTATTCCTCAGTGTTTTCCAATGGCTATTCTGATGATGAGAGTTCATTCAACAAATCATATCATGAGTATGCATCTGCGAATTTCAGTGATTTTGAAGCTACGTCAATGTCACCATTGCCAAGGCTTTCGTGGGATTACAATTACATCAATGGCTATGGCAGCCCTTATTCTACAATGTCCTTGGGCCGTGTGCCATGCTCTCCCGAGTCATCGGTGTGCAGAGAGGCAAAGAAAAGACTTTCTGAAAGATGGACTATGATGACATCAGATAATAAGGGTCATCAAGAACAAAGGCAAGCAAGGAAAAGCTCTACCTTGGGTGAGATGCTTTCTCTTACCCACAAAAAGAAATCTGTAACATCTGAGGTTGAGAGTATCAATGAGGACCAAGAACCTGGCAAATCTGTTTCTTGTAGTCATTCTTTCAATGCAGAAATAAGCATTGAGGGTTCTCCTAAAAATCTCCCCAGGTCAAATTCTGTGCCTGCATCTTCTACTGTATATGAAAATGGCCTCACAGTTAAAGTAAATGATCATAAGAATACTGGCAAAGCACAAGGCTCCAAGGAGCAGAAAAAGCCTAAGAGTATGAGATCATCTTTTAAAGGGAAAGTTGCTACTTTCTTGTTCTCAAGGAgtaagaaatcaaccaaggaaAAACCAAGTTCATCTCAATCTAAAGATGCATCCCAATCTACTTCCACTGTCACTGCAACATTAGTTCTTCCAGCAAATTCACCTGGAGTCCTTAGGGGTGATGTGTCTCAAAGCATCAATGTGGATGGTTTTGAAGAGTGTTCTCTTGCAGCGCTATGTGAATCATCAGGGAAAAATTCAACAGATTCAGTCTCTAACGGACATGAAGAAGACATGATTACACTAGAGGTAATGCTTACTATTCTGCAAATTTCatcatattttcttatatttcataATGAATTCTTCGCCGATGAAAATTTAGGATATGTTTCGAATTTTTAAAGGGAATCGAgaggaatgaaaagaaaagtctAGGGAAAGGAAACATTCAGAAAGCATATAGGAAACTACAACATTAGTATTCATAGCCTTTTGTGAACTTCGCATGTTAGTGGATATTAAAGCTAATTGTTGTTTTAACCTTTATTTATTATGGGCATTGTCGGATAACACCCAAAAAGCAGTCCTTAATTATAAGATAAGATATTGAGTATTACTTTATGATCAAAGGAATTTTTGTGGCTTCtctaactaatgaaattattatatcaAATGTTCTCTTGCTGCACAGATATTTTAGCCTTTTAGGCACTAGGTTTCGGTATTGCACGATAAGAGAATTGGATGATTATGGTGGCAAGTTTTGTGTAGGGAAACTAATTTTCCTCTTAAATTGTTGGGATTCATATGCGTTGGAatggtgaaaaaaatgaaatagcaGACACCGAAATTGTTGTGATTAAAAGGCTTGGGTACTTGTTGATaatcaattgaagtattttgttttttagtcaGACTAGACCACGACCTCTTCGATTACCTCTTATCAAGATGAGATTATTGAATGCATGTATCCTAGTaccatttataaataaatgaaatccttgatttgtttgttttcacAGCCTGGATTGACTATGCCAAGGCCCATGGTGCCAGAGATTCATTCAAGCGAAAACCCAGATCAGCCAAGTCCAATCTCAGTGTTACAACCTCCATTTGaagattataataataataatgcatcACATGAGTCCTTGAACTGTATGAAGAGTGGTGACCAGGGTAATTTGtttctttgtgtttttttttctgtatacaATGATAGCACTGAGGTTCGAACTATAACCTCACGCATATTACACCAACCTCCCACCACCAGGTTGACCCTAGTGATTCAGTTTAAGTtcttatttgatatatatataaacatatattataGAGCTTATTTTAAATCTCAATTACTACTGTTTCATTATTAGCTGATCAGTGCCATTTGTTTCTACATGTATAGGGTCACAGGTGCCACTGAAGTCCAATTTAATTGACAAATCACCACCTATAGAATCAATAGCTAGGACCCTATCATGGGATGGTTCTAGTGCAGAAGTGGCAAGTTCCTATGCATTAAAACCCTTAATGGTTTCTTCCTTGGACTCCAAGGTAGAGGATCAAGAGTGGCTTCTCTTGGTCCACAAACTACTATCAGCAGCTGGACTTGATGATCAACACCAACATGACTCATCTTACACTAGATGGCATTCCCTTGAGAGCCCATTGGACCCATCACTGAGGGACGCATTATACGCCAATCTAAATGAGAAGGAGCCTCAGCCAATTATGCATGAGCGCAGAAGAAGGAAGATGAGATCAAACCACAAACTTGTGTTTGACTATGTCAATGCTGCACTATTGGAACTTGTTGGTTATGGGTCAGAAAAGTGCTTAAAGAGAAGTAAGAGCCACTACAGGGTCCAAGTCCAAGAGGGTGCATCAGCAGCAGCATCTCCCTTATTGGTGGACCACATTGTGGCCCAAATGAAGGAATTAATAGCAAGTGGGGTGAGGTGTGAGTGGGAAAATGGTGGGGCCAGCACCAGCCTGGTGGTAGAAAATGTTGTCAGAAAAGAGGTTGTGCAAATAGGGTGGGTTGAGCTTATGGAATTGGAGATTGATATTTTGGGGAAGGAGATTGAAGGGGACTTGATTCAAGAGCTTGTGGAGAATGCAGTGGTTGATTTGACAGGCAGGGCCTCTGAGTCCCTCTCTTGAACCTTTCTGCTTTgattcttaaattaaataaatattattgttgttgttgcatttGATCATTCACACTACCCTACATACctaatttattaaattctaTGCTACCAAATAAATTTGTAGTTATTTGACATTGATGACTTTGaattttatatacataattaCCTAAACAAAGGATATAAAGAATCATACTAGTTACAAAGAACATTAATATATAACATTGTCACAACTCACTAGTCACTATCTGTCTGTGTTGGTACAAGTTTAGCCATAACTGTGACGCTCTAACTGTACCATCGGTACAGTTGGTATAATGCATGCATGATGCATCCACCGGAATCACAATCTTGAGTTCATGGTGAAGCGTGGACTAATTGGAATCACAAGTCACAGCACACGATGAATTCACTGTAGTATCATCATGTTCACGATTCTTAtagaaaactataaaataaaccATTGATCAGAGCATATTATATTCCCCGTCTCTAAATCAATTCATGCAATCCTTCTTGGGATTGGAGATAGTAAGTAGTTTAACTAGTTTTATCAGAATGATATATGTTGACTCGTTTTTTTCTCCAGCTAGAACTCAATATGAGATTCTCTTACCACACATGGAGTGTAGATTAAGTTTGTGGTCCAAGAAATAAACGCTTCAGATGCTGgcacaaatttatttttggacAAGTAATATATCAGGGCAAAAAGAAAGTATTACAAttgttttttatgtataaacgAAGTGCAAACTCAGCCATAactccattaaaaaaaaaccttgaaaaTATTCATacgatataattaattatagttttatataCAATGAAGACATAGAGATGGTGAATGTAATATACAATTAAGACATAGAGATGGTGAATGTAAGTCCTATTGAATGTAAGTAAGAACTCGAATTTAAGATATCTCGTTAAACTAAAACAATTATGTATTAGTTGATTCAAGTGTTTGGTGATTTAATGAAtcaatttatgtttttagtaaGTATTCTGAGTTCTTAAACTTTTTCTTGTCTTGAATTGAGAAATCATCCTCTTCCTCTAAATTTTTCATTTACCAAAAAGAGGTGGTCAACTGGGTCAATTTGTCTACGTAAATCGTGGAAAGATTCTTAAACACATGACCTGAGCCATGAGGGGTACTACTCTTTGCAATCTGAAGGTGTTGAAGCCTGAAAGTTGAACAAGGGGACAAAGACAAACACTTTTTTCAAGTGGATAAAAGGGGTAAGAATATTCCTCAATGCCCATTCGATGTGAAAATTCTAACTAAACTAAAAGACAAAGTATGGTATCTACAACTTAAAAGTTGAGGCACGATTTAAGACTCAAGAGTCCCGTGACAGCACCGTGGACGACGTTCCACGAGACAGCCTTCCAAAATTATTAAGATCGGTGACTCCAGTTTGGTAGAGAACAATTTTTCATCACTTGTCATTTTCTATCAAAAACAGAAACGGAAGAGAAAGAGTGTTGTGATACGTACTGTGTAGAGAAGAAGCTTATGCTTTTGTTTATTCTtcccttttaaaaattgttgttCTACGGGAACATGTTCAATTCAACAACGGTTTGTCATGGTCGATTCAGCCAAAATATTAACATACGAACTCACCTAATCCAATTATCAACATAGTCCTGCAGTAGACAGAAACGGTCACATGGATAATTTCCAATGCATCCAATTGTGAAAAATATTACAGTGGAACTTCCCTTTATCTAActaaataaaaactcaaaactCTTCAATGTAAAGCAAAATTAGTACAAATCAAGTGCTAATAATGACAGCACATCCTTTTACCATCCAGAAACATGTACCTACCACTTGTCATATGTGACTTCAAACTGCTCGAGTCTGTACTAGTACaattaattattctaaaattaacttttgaaataaaataagaaaagaaactaTTAAGTGCTACGGCAAATAAGTACAGCAAGAATACTGGAAATTTTGCCCTCCGACTTCACCAGATGAGTTGTATTAGagtcattaaataattaagttcTCAAAGAAATTCACTTTCTACACTGCAATATATAAAACACCAATGAAgcttattcaaaatatttgttcttgagaaaaacaaaaaaattgaatcgCAACACATGCAAGACGTGTGTTTCACGTGTTCCATATCCTACCTATGTAGCTGGATGCGTAGCCATAGAGCAATGTCAATAACTATTTTACTGTTATTAAGACTGCACGGTCAGTACAACATTGAGGAAGGTGCTTACATCGGGTCCTTTGTATTGTAGCCTTCTTTTCAATTCTTCTCTCTTGCTATGCTATTTAAGTACATGACTTAAACTTCAATCAATAACTATAGTTTAAAATACATATACCACCAATATATTGcttacattataaattttcctgagaacaaatgaaagtaaataaaacattaaaaaccaAAGATATTCACATGTACTCAGATGTCAGCACAGCATTGAATTGCTTGATGACTAGTATAGTAGCACTCATCGCCTCGAATTCATGGTTGGTAGCTGTACTTATCACCACCATGGTTCAGCCCGTACTGCAAATAATGATATTAGTGATTCCTACATTACTAATGTTAAAGGATACTAATATAACCAGCATGCTCAACGGTAATCTGTTTACATGAATAGCACACATAGCTATGTATCAAACTAAATAGTAAATACACAAGGAGAGAAGAAAAGACACTACATTCACTAGAGATCGACAAACAAGCACTTGAGAAAATCTCAAAAACAAGTTGGAAAACAATAAACCTATAGAATTTTATCCATAGACCCGAATGCCTAAATGAAGAAATCTTTGATCTTGAGCCCCGTGTAACTAATACATAGGCCTCAAATTTCTGAAGTCAAACCAATAAGGAGGAAAAAGTAGTGATCTTtgcaaaacatttacatatccTTTCTGTTTCTAACAAATTAATCAAGAATAGTTTAAAGCAATGACAATAGACAATACTGAAAATGTGATTTTTCTTGGCAGGTGTGCATGTTTTGTGCATACTGCATGACAAAATCACATAGTTTTTCCTATCATTGAAAGACTTAAATTAAAGATTATCAAAGAAATTACAGTTTAGACTTCAAGACCAGCATGAGCATACCTTCTGTCTCATCCGCGAGCTCCAAAAATCAGAGTGATTTCCACTATTATCACCTTTGCTAGACCCAGATGGTTGGCCAGGTTGAGGATTCAGTAGGGGCTCCCAACTTCTACCCCTAACAtcatatccatcttcataatCAAAATCTGCTCTCCTAGCAGAAACTGTGGCTCGCAAAATTAATGCCAGTAGTAGAGATAATGCCTGAGGTTGACGACAAGAAAAATGAGCAATAGCAATAAGGGAGGAATGGGATAAAAGGAAATCCAGAAAATGCTTTACAATCATACAGCATGATTTATATGGTTCGTTAGATTTTCAATTGATACTATTTTCATGATGATACACGCAAAATGCtggatatttaaaaccaatGGTCATAGCAATCTCATCTTGTCCTTTTAACAGGTAAATCACAGACATGAAATATGCTAGGCAGTGTTGGGGTAGAATTTTGTCCTGTTTTCCTGTTTCAACCTTAATAAAGTAAAAAGAGCAGCATATTTTATATCAGGCTCTACTTCCCATACTTTCAATATCTGTCAACAGAGcattaaaatctaaaatcaaaAGCAGAAGCTATTATCTCAAGTCCAACTAATGTGTGTAGAAAGGAAGGGACAACAAGAGGTAAAGATAAACAAATTTTCTAGGGAGAAGATTCAACACACATTAATAGCCCATTGACCAATGATTCCTGTAGCATGTAAAAAGGATCTCAATAAGATGGTCATTGGTTGCTttactctctttttatttttaataactgGTATTTGTTACTTAGGGTAAAAAGATCATaaccaaaaaagaatgtttgttttatttataaattgcaGTTCcttagttaaaaatataaataattaaaataaaataatgatacaaGAATATcgtttattaataattactcCCTCTCtctaatattatttcattttgagTTTTTCAATGTCTCAAATTATTTGTCActttaaaaaaactaagaaaacattaattagTTTCTTCAACAACACACTCATATATTAGTATCTCACCTCAGCTAAATACTAAAGTAGTTTGACAACTACAATCTAACTATTTTAATAACgatattttttgtcaaaaaaaaaaggttattattttattatagtaattagtacaattaatatttttttaaaaagtgtgtattaactttaaaaaacaaataatataagatAAAGAGAGTATGCCATTGTAAATGTTCTTTTGTGAATGGTATAGTTTTAGAAAATCAAATGACGCATCAGAACATGTACCTAAACTAATAATGTTACTTAGAAAGAACTCATATAAACTCCATCATTATCTCTCTCTCATACTCACACACATCAATAATACCAATGATTCTTTTAATAACCAAAGCAATAGTTACGAGAACATAATACTAACATATATTCTGGCAAAATAGAAATAATGCTATTAATTGGTTCATATTAGTAATGGCAAACAATTTAGTCCCAAGTTCTAAAACCAGATTCAACAcagcttttcttttctattattaatttttgttacataTATTTACTGAAACCAA of the Glycine max cultivar Williams 82 chromosome 13, Glycine_max_v4.0, whole genome shotgun sequence genome contains:
- the LOC100787955 gene encoding uncharacterized protein gives rise to the protein MQMLIDKEMSKKKDSKHTLPNVVAKLMGLEALPRGEPHLSMERSHRRDYSQQMYGPVGLPFKHWQQEDRFMDREMLHEVHPSTEQVAYKDMYEIWQQSQRASHDRGKWSEDVDEKRMALIRQKFMEAKRLSTDERLHQSEQFKDALEVLSSNSDLLIRLLDSQNVSDLYSTSPNETKRITLIKPLKMVDNDKSARKEKTNNRPIKKPSSVDQANPGNSPDSQKVDESPVRTTRIVLLKPSPGRTPEQKAVVSPTTSLNLKSRNFHHGPEYDDVLESIRVANEITQQMHKGPRSYQKDKTLYSSVFSNGYSDDESSFNKSYHEYASANFSDFEATSMSPLPRLSWDYNYINGYGSPYSTMSLGRVPCSPESSVCREAKKRLSERWTMMTSDNKGHQEQRQARKSSTLGEMLSLTHKKKSVTSEVESINEDQEPGKSVSCSHSFNAEISIEGSPKNLPRSNSVPASSTVYENGLTVKVNDHKNTGKAQGSKEQKKPKSMRSSFKGKVATFLFSRSKKSTKEKPSSSQSKDASQSTSTVTATLVLPANSPGVLRGDVSQSINVDGFEECSLAALCESSGKNSTDSVSNGHEEDMITLEPGLTMPRPMVPEIHSSENPDQPSPISVLQPPFEDYNNNNASHESLNCMKSGDQGSQVPLKSNLIDKSPPIESIARTLSWDGSSAEVASSYALKPLMVSSLDSKVEDQEWLLLVHKLLSAAGLDDQHQHDSSYTRWHSLESPLDPSLRDALYANLNEKEPQPIMHERRRRKMRSNHKLVFDYVNAALLELVGYGSEKCLKRSKSHYRVQVQEGASAAASPLLVDHIVAQMKELIASGVRCEWENGGASTSLVVENVVRKEVVQIGWVELMELEIDILGKEIEGDLIQELVENAVVDLTGRASESLS